The nucleotide sequence CTGTTTCCGTCCCCCGCATTTTCCTTCTGCGGGTTACCAGCACTCTCAACCTAACCTTGTCACAATCACGTCGCTTTTTTATTGGAATTTTCCCACACTGGAAACTTTTGCCATATTTGTACCTACAGAGGTAAGGTACTTACCGACCGTACCTCATTGCAGCCTGTCGCATGCTGCGTCGCTCCTGCACCCATTATTTCTGCCAGACTCAGTGCATGCACGCCCAGTCACAGCCAGCCTCGCCTCGCTTTGCTCTCAAAAACCAGAAAATCCCTACTTTAAAAAGCCGCAACTCAGATGTGAGAAGAGACTGGCGTTGCCGCTCCCACTACCATACCAAAATTCTCCAATAAATCGCCAACCCTCGACCTCAAACCTGACCTTCCGCAAACCAAACACCTTGAAGAGCATAATCGAGCCACGTGTAGTCTACACGCGACGACTATCACAAAATGGAAAGCATACAGCTAGCCCAGATGCTGGCTGATCTCAGCGATCTAGATGCAGCAGTATGCGCCCCCGCAAAGCCTTttacttcttcttcttctctttctcAAGAGCATCCCTCTGCTACGCACTGCGCGAGTTGCGGCGCTTCTATACTTGGCCATCCACCTATTATTACCCATACCCCTTGAGGTCCCTGGCTGACATCTATTTAAATTTACAGCAAGAGGCCTCTGCCGCCCTAGCCCTCGTAAATGCGAACAAGAACCTACCCACGGCCGACAATGCTACACACTGTACATCAGCACCCAAGGCGACAGAGAGGCACCACCACCGCGTGGCTTCTGCGCAACCGGCGGTCAACAGAACATCCTCGCCCGCTACCATGTTCGACAAGTTCGGCCGTAAAATGTTCACCCCGCCCATGACACGAAGCAACTCCACCCAGGGTTCCATACCGGGTACTCCCAGGAGAGAGCAAGAGGTTAGTAGGCTGGGAATATCTGGATAGGCCGTGTTCTGTAACTCGGAAACTGACGATGTGTTCTTCGTTTCAGATGGAAGACGATGTTGACCGAGCCTCGACACTCATCTCCCTCTACGAGATACGCGCCAAGATCAAACAACAGGACAACTCGAGCTTGATTCGGGCGCGGGAAAAGATACAGGCTCTGGCAGCCAAGCAGCAAGCCCAAGCGGCGGCAGAAAAGAAGGACACGGCACAGAACACTCGATATAACTATCCGAAACAAACCTGAGATCACCACCGACCTATTTGACGAACCGCCCCTCTTTtctcccttgttttccctccTTTTTGGCAATTTATATTGTTCTCGCTCATTATTTTCCCTTTACGACAagattttctctctcttccttCGGCAGCGGCATTTATATTTTTCTTGGGGTCATGGGATGGGAATTGGTAGTTTCTGGATCATACCAACAACAGACGGCGTTTGGAGTTTCAAAACAATCCTTGGATGGACTTGCACTGGGCATGCGTTCGTGTTCCTCCTAAGTCACAGTGGACAGCTTATTGCCACCGGATGATGATTTACATATGGGGGTTTCCGCTATTGCTTATCGTTCAAGTTGGCGTCTTTTCAGCCGCTTATACTATGATCAGGAACTTTCGGCGGTGGAATTGAACAGCTGGACCATTAAGAAGGAACTAGCTCGTGATGGAGTTAGACTAGCATCGAAGTTATGCGGTTCTACGGTGTGAAGATATGCACACTATTTCTCACTTGGAAGACCGAATTTTGAACAGTGACGTCTTTGGCTGCACGCTTGGTCTGAGGAGGCACGCGACATACATTTTGAGAGCGGGGGCGGTTTGTGCATTTGTGGCTTTGTTGTGTGTTTATAATGCATGCAAAAATGGGTGCATAATCTTCCTGACTGGGGTCACTACGGGAACAAAGGGCTCTCTCTCCCTATCGAGTAACTATCGCAAAGGCAAATGCCAAGCCACCTGCATCTACCTGTATCCTGGTATGAACCATAAACCCATTAGATGATGTTTTGGTCACCATGATGCAGAAGCAGCCTTATGGGTCGGCATTTAACACATCCACTGCACAACTGCGTCACTTGTGTAATCGACGGGACCCGCACATCCGGAGCAAAAGGCCCCACATACGCTATCGATAAAGTCAATCGGGTACCTGTAGCTCGAAACCCGTCTCCCGCGTTTTCATTTCGTCACTCGAGTCGCGCGACGAACCGACCTTCAAATTGTGGCCCTACCTTTTTGTCCGCCAGAACACTACACGCCGTACAACAACCCGATCTCCGCCTGGCCTGTCCAGGCCAAAACTACCCTCCACGATGGCTACAGGTGTAGATGCGAAGCTGCTAAAGTCAACCAGGTTCCCGCCGGAATTCTCCCAAAAGGTTGACATGCAAAAAGTTAACCTTCAGGTAATGAAGAAGTATGTTCGCCCCCGGCACTGAAAAGGTTGACCTCGGCACGCGGAACGATGACTACAGTCACTTTGGTCTGTTCATCACGTGCCCCAATGATCATAGAGTACAAAAGGCTAATAAAATTTGACTATTGCGCTCGTGACAGATGGATTGCTAGCAGGATCTCGGAGATTTTGGGGAGCGAAGATGACGTCGTGATAGAGCTTTGCTACAATCTGATTGAGAGCTCTCGCTTTGTGAGTTTTTGGCGGTCGCCATTGATAAAGCGCAACCCTACGCCTGCGACCATGACTAACCTCAAACCACTCTTCAGCCTGACATCAAAGGCCTACAGATCCAGCTCACCGGGTTCCTAGACAAGGAAACTCCTGGTTTCTGCAAAGAGCTATGGAATCTGTGCTTGAGCGCCCAAGCCAGTCCGCAGGGCGTGCCGAAAGAGCTTTtggaggccaagaagcgcgAGCTTATGCAAGAGAAGGTACGAAAAAGTGCTAGCTTCTGGAGGAGGCTGGATGTCACGCTAACTATATGGTCATTCTATTGTACAGATCGAAGCTGAAAAAGCAGCAGAGGAGCGACAAAAACGCGAGGCACAATCTTTCCGAGGAAGAGGCGATGGGCGCTCCGACAGCTACCGTGGAGGGGGCCGTGGTCGCGGTCGCGGGGGTGGTTTCGGAGATAGGGACATGAACGACCGACGGGGCGGTTTCAATCGTGGAAGGGACGGCTCTCGCTCGCCACCGCCAcgtggtggtgctggtggcGACTCTTACAGAGCTCCCCGTCGAGACATTTATGTGCCTCGCGGTCGCAGAAATTCCATGGGAAGGCGTGGCGATACGAAGCGAAGGTCACCCTCTCGATCTCCTTCAGTAGATTCTGGGAGCTCAAGGTCGAGAACACGCAGTGCCAGTTCTGCTAGCAGCAACAGATCTCCGTCCCGTTCGCGCTCGCCGCCACCCCGACGTGAGCAGCGTGGTTCACGATATCGAGATTCAAGGAAGAGGTCACGGTCGCCGCGGCGCCCATACCGACCTAGGCGCCGTTCTTCCTCAGTCGCTAGTGTTTCACGGTCTCGATCACCCAAAAGGCGCAGGAGGGCTAGCTCGCGTGGCCGAGAGGCTGGCCGTTTGACCAGATCTCCTGCATCGTCGAAATCTTCACGCTCACGCTCACGCTTGCGCAGCCGAAGCCGaagccgcagccgcagccgtAGCCCACCTGGTGGCAAGAATGGCAAACCTGGCCGGGGCAATAAGAGGAGAGGGCGATCACCAACGCGCAGCCCAAGCCCGGCGAGTTCACGAGGTGGCagtcgccggcgccggcgccatGGCTCCCGTAGCCCCAGCAAAGACCGTCGCAGCCGCAGCCCCAATCGTAAACACGGCCGCAACAGAAGCGCAAGTCGAGACCGGGGCAAAAACCGTGATCGATCAAACTCACGCCACAGGCGACAGGGGTCGGATAGGAAGAGACGCCAGAGCCCCTCGATTTCACCACCAAGAGAATCACGAGACAAATCAGCTGATGGATCCCGCACCAAAGACAGACCAACGCCACAGCCACACACTGGCGACCCAGATTCCACCGCTGCCGCCTCAAGCCCGTCCAAGGTCCGCTCCCCGCCTCAGTGAGCCGGTATGCATGGAGGGCTGAGCTGATATAATCTGTGCCTCCAGGCTAGAAAAGTTTCCGTTGACAAAGACGCCACCTTGTTGCGGGAGAAAGAACTCAAGGAGAGAATTCTGCAGATGAGATCCTCAAAGAGCGGCCCCAGCAATGCATGAGGCTAACCACTCCGTAAAGGGTTATGCTTTGGCTACAACATCCGCCCTTACCGTCACGGCAACGCATCTCACCTCATTCATACCGCTTCCCAGAATTGAGCAAGGCTTGGTTTGGCTCCAGTCACTGTTTTTTGTCGGGTATGTCTAACCTGATATGACATAGCTTCACTTGTTAGTGGGGATTTTTCACAGCAATATACTCCGTACATGGCAATAATTGCTTATTTCGCTATCCTATTGCGGAAGCGCCACCtggttggttttttttttgtttgagaTCGGAAACATCTTACCCAACACATGGCGAGTATGGTTTCTGCTTTGAAAAGCGCATGAACTTACAGGACTCCAAGGTATAACTTTCAGAGAAATAAAAAGACGTACTAGCATATGGGACAGTTAGTGGCGGCATGGCCTTGGAAGTTGAGGCCAAGACGATTCTTAGAAGGCCTCATTGCTCCTATAGAAAAGGCACTGTAGATTCTTTGCCAAATAATAGGCTTTACAAACTTGCATCCAAatgttgcttttcttttgtcgtaTATGGATGAATTCATCCAGGTACGTTTGTTCGCATTAGGTTTCGGACATGTGCTACTTGGCGACGTCACGGAGAAAAAGGAGGTATGATTTACAGTAGTACTCCGTACTTTCTTTGTTAAATTGCATCCCCGGCGATCAAAAGTGGGGTTGACATTTCCCTAGACCAGATCCAACCTCCCAATGTAACCCCGACTACCCTTGTTTGCGACCATCCTGACTTTTGGTCAGATCAGTCTTGATGACGGTGCAAGAGACAATGGTCTAAGGCTCGACTCAATCGTACGTCGATTAAGGTCCGGGAGTTTTTCAATGCGCCCTGTACTCGCGCCTTGGGTTTCAATCTCGCATACTTAGCTCAAAAATTGGTTTTGCTGAGCCGACGAACGACAGCGTCGTGAGTACCCTGGCCTAGCTGCATGCATACAGCACCTTGACTTTCATGCTTCCTTTAAGCTAACCTCTAGGTTGTCTACCGAAGCTCGCTGCCGCGACAAACGTTGAATCGCACATAGCACAGCAATTGGTCGACCAGCTAGCTGCACGACCGAAAAAAGTAGACTGCGCGCACATGTACATGGCAACCTAAGCACACCGCGTGCCTCCCACTCGCGAAGCGAGCCACTCCCTGCCTCCCGATatcaagaaaacaaaaacaatgtTCCGAAGGCTCAGACGCATGCCACGGCGGCTGCACCCGCTTTTCGTCGCGGCAATGTGGCTCGCCATCCCGCTCGCGCTCGAGAGCATATATCACCAGCGCAGCTACAACGTGCCGATCCCGGAGCGCGAGATGGACTCTGCCTTTTTCGGCAGCGAGGGCTGCCTGGACCCGGAGGAGATGGCCAAGGGGCCGCGCGAGAAGGCGGCGCTCGTCATGCTGGCGCGCAACTCAGAGCTGGAGCAGGCCAAGCACACGGTCGAGTCGGTCGAGCGCCGCTTCAACCGCTGGTTCCACTACCCCGTGGTGTTTTTCAACGACGAGGAGTGGGACCCAGAGTTTGTGCGCCAGCTGAATGCTACGGTCAGCGGAGAGGCAAGGTTTGAGATCATACCGAGGGACGTGTGGTATTTCCCGAGCTGGATGGATGCGGACAAGGCAAAGGCTAGCATCAAGGATCAGGGTGATAGGGGGGTCTCGCATGGTGGGTTGGAGGGGTATCATCACATGTGCCGTTTTTACTCTGGGTAAGTGGAAGGAAGGGTTTTCGGGGTGAGGGATGCTTTGGTGGGAAAACCTCACTTGGCTAACAGGCTGACGCCGGCTTCGCAGTAAGTTCTACAACCTCGAGGCGCTCAAGGAGTTCAAGTGGTACTGGAGGTTAGAGCCCGACGTCGACTTTACGTGCTCGATAACCTACGACCCCTTTGTCGAAATGGCCAAGCGCAACAAGAAATATGGCTTTACGATATCGCTCTGGGAGGAGCGCGACACGTGCCCAACCTTGTTTCGCCACATGGCCGACTGGAAGGAGGCCAACGACGTCCCGACCAACAACCTCTGGAAGGCAGCCGTCTCGGCCTCGTGGGTGCCCTGGCCGTTCCGCAACCTCGTCGCCTGGCTGTCGCACAGGGACAGGTTCGGCGACATGTGGAGCGGCTGCCACTACTGGAGCAACTTTGAAATTGCCGACATGGACTTTTTCCGTGGGAAAAGGTACCAGGACATGTTTGAGTACCTGGACAAGAAGGGCGGGTTCTACTTTGAGCGGGTAAGTACCATATCATATTTGGTTTTGCATACATGTGCCTTGGTCTAGGTTTTGTCTTCTTGCTAACACATCCTTTTTCCCTTTGTTTTCTCAGTGGGGCGATGCTGCAGTTCACTCCATCGCGGTCGCCATGCTCCTGGACCCATCCCAGGTCCACCACTTTGACGACATAGGCTACCGGCACGATCAGCTGTACCAGTGTCCCGTCAACTCCCCCGGCAGCCAGCTCCCCGACAACCCCAGCCTGGGGACGGACAAGAACTGGGCTCCCTCGGCCGAGGGGGGAGTCGGGTGCCGCTGCGAGTGCGACGGCAGGACGACGCCGCGCAACCACCCAGGGTACTGTCTAAACAAGCTCAAGGCGCCCAACACCAGGAGCCGGCCCTGGTTCACGTGGTTATTGTGATGTTTTGATGAAAGATTACATATACATATACCATATACACGTAACTGTTTTGATGTTATCTAGCTTTGACAGGATTATGTTAtgcctttatttttttcttgtatACCAAAACATAGGTCATAGGATGTCATGTACGGTTTTGCTGGGGGTCATGGTATCATTAGAGCAGACAGGAGATGTCTACATATATTCTATAATATACCcgcaaaaataaaagaacacTGTTCTTGTACAAAGCACCACACCATAACAGCAACCGTGGAACATGTAACGCCTGTGGAGATGCAGACCCCCAGTACAGATGTTTACTTTGTTAAACTGATTTTCAGCGGAGAGGTTGTCGGTTCCACCTAGACAACCGGGCCGAACGGAGCCCGAGGACCGACAACTAGTCGCTCTCCTCATCATCCGACTTGCCCTGGTAGTTGCCGAGTAATATATCGTCCACCCCGAGCCCGGCGTGATTCGAGTTCCTGATGTGCTCCGTCTCGACGCGGAAAAAGATCCATATCCAGCGGCGCAATACCTCGAGTAGCTGCAGCACAAACAGCGACCCTTCCCACCCCGACAACCTGTCCAGCCCGGGGCTGAGCTTGACGACCCACGTGCACCGCAGCGCCATATCCAGCAGCACGACGCAGTAGTAGACCAGCGGCGCTGGTTGGATGTACATGCGCCGCCGCAGGCCCCACGGCTGGTCGGGCGCGTTGCGCTCCCGCGCCCCCGAGAACAGCGTCAGGTCCCAATCTTTGGCCACGTCCCAGTAGAAGGTGTAGAGCGACTGCACGACCACGGCGGCCAGCCACGCGCGGTTGACGCCCGGGTTGACGGTCCCATCTTTCTCCCCGCCGCCGCTTGCGCCGCTGCGCTGCATGGCCGTCAGGATGATGACGGGGAACGCGGTGCTGTacttggcggcgttggcgaggTGCTGGCCGCCCCAGCCGAGGGACTCCTTGTAGGGCGCGGAGCGGACGCGCGAGTACTCGATCAGGCACTGGCGCAGGCGGATGGCCGAGGGCAGGGCGAGGATCAGGGGcacgacgacggcgccgccgcagccgcggtccgggcgggcggaggcggaccCGCCAGAGGTCAAAAACATGCACGCGCAGATGTACAGGTCGGCCAGGACCTTGGCGTAGCTGGTCAGCACGTCGGCGAGGAGTATGTCGCCAAACTTGCCGTTCTGGGCCTCGGCGATGCCGCCCAGCGACACGCGCCGCAGCGTGGCGAGAAGCCTCCGGCGGCCAGAGGTCGGCATCGCGCCGCCGCGGAGAGGCACGGCGAAGAGCGCCGCCAACACGAGCAGGTACGTCATGGGGATCCAGTCGTAGTAGACGACGAGCGCCGGGTCGCGGCGGGTCAGGGCCCAGAAGAGAAGGAGCGTCGCGGCGAGGGTGGTGGAGAGGAGCGCGGCGAGGCGGTAGGTCGAGATGTGGTGCGGTGCCTGCGTGGCCGAGGACCGGCCCGGGTAACGGATCAGGGCGGGCACGTCGATGCGGACGAGGTAGAGGTAGTGGAGGTTGGCGCCCCATCCCCAGACGGCTGTGGGTTGGGGGATAGAGTGGGGTCAGTGTTTGTGCTAGTTTCTGTGACGGCAATAATCGATGTTGTCCATACCCATTACTATGATGAAGGCCACCCTAAATGGGAGAGGAAAGGAGAGACTAAAGGAGCTGAGCTCGCTCTCGACTGCCGGGTCACCGTCCATTGCGCCAGGTTGACGATGGTGTTTGCGATGATTCAATCATGAAGAAACGCAGAGCAGTGCGACGAGCTCAAGGGCGCTCGAGTCGATACCAAGATCGAGGGCGACgagataaaaaaagacaatcAAGCCGGGCCAAGCGATTCTTTATCTGATGGTTTTCAGGAGGTGCATCGAAATTAATATGGTGGCCCCCAATGGAAAATCAAGTCGACGTCAGTTGCAGGGATGTTGCGATTAGGGACCGCCAAGTACCACGTACCACAATACCTACCAGTGCTAGCGCTAGTCAGTACCTTGCATGACATTAGGGGGCATGGCATGTGCATGCATTCCCGTACGTGCTTTATCATCAATCAAGTCTCACATCCCCTATATATCTGGATCTTAAAGCTAATAGACTATGATTAAATCAAAGAACAACCAGATTGAACTCGCATCAAATGCCCTCAGCTGAGCGaatgtttgtttttttcttcaaaaaaaaaaaaaaaaaaaaaaaagagaaagacagGGTATCACTATAGGTCCCGGCAGCAACCAGTGCCACAAGGAAACATGTAATATAACCAGCCAACATTCGAACTGATCGATTCAATATCCGCAACTTCAAATTCAGAAGCCTGTCCATCATTTGGTTGCGTACTGTGACTTTGACCCAGCTTCACTCTGGCCATTAGGCTTGCCACCTCCCTCTGCCATGGCCCTCTCGAATACGCGCTTGAGCTTAGGGACAGCCACTTCCCTGTTCTGCCATATCTGGTAGTGTGTAATAATCCTCCCTTGTCCCAGCTTCAAGCCCTCCTGTTCCCCAATCTCCACAAACCTGGCCCCCGAGATTCCGGCCGCGTCAAGGTCCAGCCAGCACATGTTTGTGTGCACCGGGTAGGTCAACTTGCCGCCGAGAGCAGTCCACATGGCCCCTACCTCCTTGGCCAAGTCGTGCGTGTGCTTGAGTAGTCCTCCCTCGCCGCTGTCGCCCTTGCCAAAAGTCTCCTCCACGGCGACACGGGCGGCGGATGTGAGGACACCGCTCTGCCGGAGCCCACCGCCGATGGACTTGCGTATCCAACGCGCATGGTCGATGATGTCCTTTGGGCCGACGAGGATGCTACCACAAGGGGCGCCCAGACCCTTGGAGAAGCACAGGTTGATGGTGTCGAAGCAGGCGCCATATTCTTTAAGGGATCCGGCCCCGGAAGCGACGGCCTCCCACAGGCGGGCACCGTCACAGTGGACGCGGACTTTGCCCGTCTGGCGTGCAAAATCGGCAATTCGTCTCGCTTCTTCCAAGGGCATCACCACACCTCCCAGAGTGTTCTCCAGGCTGATGACGCGCGTGGGGCACGAGTGGATGTCTGAGTCGAGAACTATATTCTCCTTGATGTCCTCCAGCGTCATATACAAGCCGTTTTTGGGCGTGACGAGGTGGAGCATGGCGCCAGTCAAGGAAGTGACACTGTAGATATGGGTTAGTTCAGCTGTAAGATAAGATCCTATTAAAGTTTTGACCCGGTAAAGAGTCGTGTAAATCCGAAAGAGGACTGGATGCAGGACATAGAACACAAGGCAGAAACAACTCGCTTACCCGCCAGCCTCGTATTTGAAAATATGAGAGCGGTGATCGCAAAGAATGCTGTGTGGCGGCTGGGTCAACAAGGCGCGCAGCCCAAGCACGTTGCCCATGGTCCccgaaagaacaaaaagaccAGCCTCCTTGCCGGTGAGTTTGGCACAAAACTCCTCGAGTTCGTTGGTGGTGGGATCCTCCTTGAAAACATCGTCCAGGAGAGTGGTCGTCTGGATAGCTGCAAGCATGGAAGGCGTAGGAGTCGTCATGGTGTCGCCTTATTTGTTGGTGGCACCACCAGGCCCAGGGACATGTCAATTCATGGCCATGTTATCAATTCTTTTTCACCGTCCTGTACTCACTCCTCAGGTCAAGACCGGCAGCACCTTGGTAGCCCACCCATGTGCTCTTGGCCGGATGGCTGCCATTTTGGGTTGGGGTCGCGCTGTCCATGTTGCTGTAGTGCCGTCTTG is from Pyricularia oryzae 70-15 chromosome 2, whole genome shotgun sequence and encodes:
- a CDS encoding glycolipid 2-alpha-mannosyltransferase; protein product: MFRRLRRMPRRLHPLFVAAMWLAIPLALESIYHQRSYNVPIPEREMDSAFFGSEGCLDPEEMAKGPREKAALVMLARNSELEQAKHTVESVERRFNRWFHYPVVFFNDEEWDPEFVRQLNATVSGEARFEIIPRDVWYFPSWMDADKAKASIKDQGDRGVSHGGLEGYHHMCRFYSGKFYNLEALKEFKWYWRLEPDVDFTCSITYDPFVEMAKRNKKYGFTISLWEERDTCPTLFRHMADWKEANDVPTNNLWKAAVSASWVPWPFRNLVAWLSHRDRFGDMWSGCHYWSNFEIADMDFFRGKRYQDMFEYLDKKGGFYFERWGDAAVHSIAVAMLLDPSQVHHFDDIGYRHDQLYQCPVNSPGSQLPDNPSLGTDKNWAPSAEGGVGCRCECDGRTTPRNHPGYCLNKLKAPNTRSRPWFTWLL
- a CDS encoding threonine aldolase, whose translation is MPIINSVFMSRSVIFRRFANTSTRKLHSSLLLIPSRRHYSNMDSATPTQNGSHPAKSTWVGYQGAAGLDLRSDTMTTPTPSMLAAIQTTTLLDDVFKEDPTTNELEEFCAKLTGKEAGLFVLSGTMGNVLGLRALLTQPPHSILCDHRSHIFKYEAGGVTSLTGAMLHLVTPKNGLYMTLEDIKENIVLDSDIHSCPTRVISLENTLGGVVMPLEEARRIADFARQTGKVRVHCDGARLWEAVASGAGSLKEYGACFDTINLCFSKGLGAPCGSILVGPKDIIDHARWIRKSIGGGLRQSGVLTSAARVAVEETFGKGDSGEGGLLKHTHDLAKEVGAMWTALGGKLTYPVHTNMCWLDLDAAGISGARFVEIGEQEGLKLGQGRIITHYQIWQNREVAVPKLKRVFERAMAEGGGKPNGQSEAGSKSQYATK